In one Accipiter gentilis chromosome 4, bAccGen1.1, whole genome shotgun sequence genomic region, the following are encoded:
- the C1QL3 gene encoding complement C1q-like protein 3, with protein sequence MVLLLVILIPVLVSSAGTSAHYEMLGTCRMVCDPYGGTKAPSTAATPDRGLMQSLPTFIQGPKGEAGRPGKAGPRGPPGEPGPPGPVGPPGEKGEPGRQGLPGPPGAPGLNAAGAISAATYSTVPKIAFYAGLKRQHEGYEVLKFDDVVTNLGNHYDPTTGKFTCSIPGIYFFTYHVLMRGGDGTSMWADLCKNNQVRASAIAQDADQNYDYASNSVVLHLEPGDEVYIKLDGGKAHGGNNNKYSTFSGFIIYAD encoded by the exons atggtgctgctgctggtcATCCTCATCCCGGTGCTGGTCAGCTCGGCCGGCACCTCGGCGCACTACGAGATGCTGGGCACCTGCCGCATGGTCTGCGACCCCTACGGCGGCACCAAGGCGCCCAGCACGGCGGCCACGCCCGACCGCGGCCTCATGCAGTCCCTGCCCACCTTCATCCAGGGGCCCAAGGgggaggccggccggccgggCAAAGCGGGGCCCCGCGGCCCGCCGGGCGagccggggccgcccggcccggtggGCCCGCCCGGCGAGAAGGGCGAGCCGGGGCGGCAGGGCCTGCCGGGCCCCCCCGGGGCGCCGGGGCTGAACGCGGCGGGGGCCATCAGCGCCGCCACCTACAGCACCGTCCCCAAGATCGCCTTCTACGCCGGCCTCAAGCGGCAGCACGAGGGCTACGAGGTGCTCAAGTTCGACGACGTGGTCACCAACCTGGGCAACCACTACGACCCCACCACCGGCAAGTTCACCTGCTCCATCCCCGGCATCTACTTCTTCACCTACCATGTGCTCATGCGGGGCGGCGACGGCACCAGCATGTGGGCCGACCTCTGCAAGAACAACCAG GTTCGAGCTAGTGCGATTGCTCAGGATGCTGATCAGAACTACGACTATGCCAGTAACAGTGTGGTTCTTCATTTGGAGCCGGGAGACGAAGTTTACATTAAATTAGATGGAGGAAAAGCACATGgaggaaacaacaacaaatacaGCACATTTTCTGGATTTATTATTTATGCCGACTGA